A window of the Tunturibacter empetritectus genome harbors these coding sequences:
- a CDS encoding N-acetylmuramoyl-L-alanine amidase family protein: MTYPLKQFAARLALVLLASLAPLTAQTPQPIPRTTIFLDPAHGGTDSGARLTDNLPEKSLTLAFATRLRALLSTSGFSVIATRDTDPTVPFTTDQRAEIANHSHPTACLVLHATASGNGVHIITSDVPPPDDADTETHHAIPWDTAQSASIPQSLALANSLGLALLHSRLPVLLTRASLRPLDNLTCPAVAIEIAPLTPTDGDPTPVSDANYQQQIAQAIATGLTTWRRNQNPAAGAAR, from the coding sequence TAGCCCTAGTCCTCCTCGCGAGCCTCGCCCCCCTAACCGCGCAAACCCCGCAACCCATCCCCCGCACCACCATCTTTCTCGACCCCGCCCACGGCGGCACCGACTCCGGCGCCCGGCTCACCGACAACCTCCCTGAAAAATCCCTCACCCTCGCCTTCGCAACTCGCCTCCGCGCACTCCTCTCCACCAGCGGCTTCTCCGTCATCGCCACTCGCGACACCGACCCCACCGTCCCCTTCACCACCGACCAGCGCGCCGAGATCGCCAACCACTCGCACCCCACCGCCTGCCTCGTCCTCCACGCCACCGCCAGCGGCAACGGCGTCCACATCATCACCTCCGACGTCCCGCCGCCCGACGACGCCGACACCGAAACACACCACGCCATCCCCTGGGACACCGCGCAATCCGCCTCCATCCCCCAGAGCCTCGCCCTCGCCAACTCCCTCGGCCTCGCCCTCCTTCACTCCCGCCTGCCCGTCCTGCTCACCCGCGCCTCCCTCCGCCCCCTTGATAACCTAACCTGCCCCGCCGTCGCCATAGAGATCGCGCCTCTTACCCCAACCGACGGTGACCCCACCCCTGTCAGCGACGCCAACTACCAGCAGCAGATCGCCCAGGCCATCGCCACCGGCCTCACCACCTGGCGCAGGAACCAGAACCCCGCCGCCGGAGCTGCCCGATGA